A part of Astyanax mexicanus isolate ESR-SI-001 chromosome 2, AstMex3_surface, whole genome shotgun sequence genomic DNA contains:
- the vhll gene encoding von Hippel-Lindau-like protein yields MIHSVSKSEQMAEQEELQPLRSLHSLEPSFVSFQNRCSCRAEAWWLDFAGAPVSYGEISPGQWLRMNTYQTHPWIFRASDGSALLIDSREVYFPSAAEYREDGHPLFRTVTVTSPVYSLQEYCLKLIRKLVRDTDIDRLEIPGFLKKELHRSPDLLRDIQTLRAQRMSS; encoded by the exons ATGATTCACTCAGTCAGTAAGTCTGAACAAATGGCCGAACAGGAAGAGCTGCAGCCGCTCAGATCCCTCCATTCACTGGAACCCAGCTTCGTCAGCTTCCAGAACAGATGCAGCTGCCGGGCGGAGGCGTGGTGGCTGGACTTCGCCGGAGCTCCGGTCTCTTACGGGGAGATCAGCCCCGGCCAGTGGCTGCGGATGAACACATATCAGA CACATCCGTGGATATTTAGAGCATCAGACGGTTCAGCACTTCTTATAGACTCTCGCGAGGTCTACTTCCCCAGCGCTGCTGAGTATAGAGAGGATGGACACCCCCTGTTTCGCACCGTCACTGTCACCAGTCCAG TCTACAGTTTACAGGAATACTGTTTAAAACTGATAAGAAAACTGGTGAGAGACACAGATATCGACAGACTGGAGATTCCTGGATTTCTGAAGAAGGAACTTCACCGCTCTCCTGACTTACTGAGAGACATTCAAACCCTCAGAGCCCAGAGGATGAGCAGCTGA